The Agreia sp. COWG nucleotide sequence CGACGGCGCCGAGAAGTACCGCATCCGGTTCGATGGCGGCCGAAGCGTCGTCGGGCGTCGACGGGGTGGAGGCAGAATCCGTCACCGGTGTCTACGCGTCCAATTCGTCGGCGACCTTGCGCAAGAGCGCGGCGATCTTGCGGCTGTGCGCCGTCTCGGGGTAGCGACCGCGCTTCAGGTTCGTGCCGATTCCGTCGAGCACCTTCACGAGGTCTTCGATGATGATCGACATGTCGTCGGCCGGCTTGCGGCTGAGCTTCACGAGGCTCGGCGGGGCTTCGAGCACGCGCACCGAGAGCGCCTGCGCACCCTTCTTGCCGTCGGCGATGCCGAATTCGAGCTTGGATCCGGCCTTCACCGTCACGCCGGCCGGAAGCGCGGACGCGTGCAGGAAGACCTCCGTGCCATCATCAGAACTGATGAAGCCGAAGCCCTTCTCCTCGTCGTAGAACTTGACCTTGCCGGTGGGCATGCGCGAATCTCCTCGTGTAAAACGTCTCGCTAACTGGCTAGCGGGCACACGACAGCCTAACGGCCCCGCGGGAAGACCGTATCCTTGAAGCTGTGACAGACATGCAGACACCTCCCGTTCGCTCGAGCGAACGCATACTCGCCTACATGATCGCCGGGATCATCGGGGCGTCGCTGCTCTGCTTCGCCGCGTTCCTCATCGCCTCGCTCGCGGGCGTTCGGGGCGAGGCCCTCTCTCAGGGGGTCTGGCCCGCCGTCGTCATCTTCCCGCTGATCGGCCTCCCCATCGGACTGGTGTTGATTCTCGTGCTCCTCTTTACCAATCTCCGCCGCCGCGCCAAGGAGGCACCGAAGCCTCGATGAGCGACACTCTCGCTCTCGCCGGTCGACTCCAGCTCCTGGGCGACGATGACCTCGTCGCGCTCGTGAGCACTCGACTGAATGACGCCCGCGGCATCAAGGACTTTTTCGACCTCGCCGACAGGCTGCTCGATCCGTCGTCGATCGAGGCCGCACTCGCCGGTCTGTCGCGGCCCACCCTGAGCGCCCTGGCGCATCCGGATGCGGCCACCGACCCTGCCGCGATCGAGCCCGCCGGGCGGCTGCTGCTCACCACCGGGGGCCGACCCGACGTCGCCCTGCCCGCCGTGACCGCCGTTTTGGATGCGTGGCCGGCCAGGGGCCTCCCCTCGGCGGCCGAGCTCGCAGGCGCAGAGCCTCCCGCCGACACCGACCGCGCGCAGCCGCAGGAGAACAGCGACCGCATGGCCGCCGAGCGGGCCTTCACCGCCACCGCCGGTATCGCGGAACTCATCCACGAGCTGCGTACCGTGCCCGTGCGCGAGCTGGCCAAGGGAGGCGTGGCCGCCCCCGACGCCAAGCGCCTCACCGCGTCGCTCGGAATCGACTCGAACGACCTCGACGCCCTGCTGCGCATCGCCCGCCGCGCCGGACTCGTCACGCTCGACAACCTGCTCTGGTCTGCGACCGACGACGCCCTGCCCTGGCTGCTGCGTTCGGCTGCCCAGCGCTGGACCGCCCTCGCCACCTCGTGGCTCACGGCGCTCCCCGCCGACATCGGCAGCGTCCTCCGCGAGCGCAGCTCTCAGCCGTGGGGCGCCGACGCGCAGCGCGCGATCGCCTTCCTCTTCCCTGCTGGCGGCGACGCCTTGCGCGGCCGGGTGGCCTTCGTGCTCGACAGCGCCGAATACCTCGGCATCACCGCCGGCGGCTATCCGGGGGCCGCGGCCCGAGCCCTGCTCGACGGAACCACGGAGCCGCTCTCGAAGGTGGCGGCGGATCTGCTGCCCGCCGAGGTCTCGAACGTGTACCTGCAGCACGATCTCACGGTGGTCGCTCCCGGCCCCCTGACGCCGGATGTCGACGTGCGGCTGCGCACGCTGGCCGACATCGAGGGCCGCGGCCTGGCATCCACCTATCGTCTCTCGGCCGCCAGCATCACCCGCTCCCTCGCAGAGGGCGAGACGGCGGAGGGCATCCTGTCGTTCTTCCGCTCGGTCTCGCTCACCGGGGTTCCGCAGCCCGTGGAGTATCTCGTCGTCGAAACGAGCTCGCGCTACGGCCGCCTGCGCGCCGGGGCGACGAGCCCGGAAGAGGAATCCTCCACCGGCGCCCACAGCTATGTGCGCAGCGAGGATTCGAGCCTGCTCAGCACCCTCATGGTCGACCACGGGCTGGCGTCGCTCGGCCTCGAGTACGACACCGCGCGCCGGCTGACCAGCCGCTTCGCGTTCGAGACGCTGTTCTGGATGATCGCCGACGCCCGCTATCCGGTCGTCGCTGAGCACGCATCCGGGGCCATCTACGCGCCGGTTCGCACCCGCACCGCGCCGAAGCCGCCCGCGCCGACACCGAAGCCCTTCGTGGAGCTGATCGCCCGTCTCAGGGAGACGACCCACGACACGAAAGATGCGCCGGAGGCGTGGATCGCACGCCAGCTCGACGTGGCCATCAAGGCCAAGAGCCATCTCGCGGTGAGCGTGGGGATGCCCGACGACAAGACCATCGTGTTCCTCGTGACCCCCCTGTCGCTCGCCGCCGGTCGTCTGCGCGCGATCGACGAGAAGGCCGGCGTGGAGCGCACACTGCCGCTGCGCAACATCACGGCGGTCAACCCCGCGCCGTAGGGCGCGACGCTGCATCTCGTCAACGCGGGTCGTTCGCCCGTGGCGCCCCGTAGAATTGTGCGTTATGCCGAATGGCCCACTGATCGTCCAAAGCGACCGCACCGTGTTGCTCGAAGTCGCGCACCCTGACGCGGAGAGCGCGCGCCACGAGCTCGCCGTCTTCGCCGAGCTGGAGCGGGCGCCCGAGCACATCCACACCTACCGCATCACCCGGCTGGGTCTCTGGAACGCCCGCGCAGCCGGCCACGAGGCGGCCGAGATCATCGGAACACTGGAGCGCTACTCCAAGTTCCAGATCCCTGCGGCCGTCACCATCGACATCGACGAGACCATCGCCCGCTACGGCCGCCTCATCATCGAGCGCGACGACGAGGGCGGGCTGGTGCTGCGAGCAACCGACACCGCCGTGCTCACCCAGATCGCGTCGGGCAAGCGCATTACGCCCCTTCTGGTCGAGCGCCGCGCCCCCGACAGCTTCGCCGTGGCGCCCTGGGCCCGTGGCCAGCTCAAGCAGGAACTGACCAAACTGGGCTGGCCCGCCGAAGACCGCGCGGGCTACACCCCGGGCACTCCGCACGAGATCGGCCTTCTCGAAGACGGCTGGGCCCTGCGCGACTACCAGAAGCTGGCTGTCAGCAACTTCTTCGAACGCGGATCGGGCGTCGTCGTGCTGCCC carries:
- a CDS encoding cold-shock protein, whose product is MPTGKVKFYDEEKGFGFISSDDGTEVFLHASALPAGVTVKAGSKLEFGIADGKKGAQALSVRVLEAPPSLVKLSRKPADDMSIIIEDLVKVLDGIGTNLKRGRYPETAHSRKIAALLRKVADELDA
- a CDS encoding helicase-associated domain-containing protein, with the translated sequence MSDTLALAGRLQLLGDDDLVALVSTRLNDARGIKDFFDLADRLLDPSSIEAALAGLSRPTLSALAHPDAATDPAAIEPAGRLLLTTGGRPDVALPAVTAVLDAWPARGLPSAAELAGAEPPADTDRAQPQENSDRMAAERAFTATAGIAELIHELRTVPVRELAKGGVAAPDAKRLTASLGIDSNDLDALLRIARRAGLVTLDNLLWSATDDALPWLLRSAAQRWTALATSWLTALPADIGSVLRERSSQPWGADAQRAIAFLFPAGGDALRGRVAFVLDSAEYLGITAGGYPGAAARALLDGTTEPLSKVAADLLPAEVSNVYLQHDLTVVAPGPLTPDVDVRLRTLADIEGRGLASTYRLSAASITRSLAEGETAEGILSFFRSVSLTGVPQPVEYLVVETSSRYGRLRAGATSPEEESSTGAHSYVRSEDSSLLSTLMVDHGLASLGLEYDTARRLTSRFAFETLFWMIADARYPVVAEHASGAIYAPVRTRTAPKPPAPTPKPFVELIARLRETTHDTKDAPEAWIARQLDVAIKAKSHLAVSVGMPDDKTIVFLVTPLSLAAGRLRAIDEKAGVERTLPLRNITAVNPAP